A single region of the Ruficoccus amylovorans genome encodes:
- a CDS encoding tetratricopeptide repeat protein: MRKKLIITIVILAVIVAGLWSILGWYKGEQQADLLRQAQVDYEAGHRDWMIDRLREALALAPNNLEALATQARLLDAVDDPACLNAYRRLSELQPADQEALTAWLAALVRYERTSEAIEVYEQMAGGKSPLAPTAGFSRLGANLAGSAGDTAAQLRYLREAYQRDPEDVETGLGLSLAEAQSLPVAELAPTQARLAKLLDRPEVRTQAAALLLAIEAQAGDQAALQASAEHIWELGYDDVELRLLALDAFYQIDRELFEKKLALLLDREQRDNESLTAIFDWLLAHEEYDTIIRMATEEGASMGNLKRPPVANRVVEAMILTDQLKALRRYNAGVAWTGAEGFASLLPPLVSTLDREKARDFPNPSFTRWLAVATLPQLREILPVTERLDFPAERAAILQEIIRDDPWDREAYRQLYAMRSAERDSLGMLKLLQEERANFPQDREIADEYAWITLVLNVDRRGSEQIAKLNFSSDPTDPEFRVTWALAQCLSKDPTAALKTLEPLKEPGVRARLVKALAYRLLDDKAASDEVLAGEDMANLLPDERRLVLESRPLPKDD, encoded by the coding sequence ATGCGTAAGAAGTTGATCATCACCATCGTGATCCTGGCCGTGATTGTGGCGGGGCTGTGGTCGATCCTGGGCTGGTATAAAGGGGAACAGCAGGCCGATTTGCTGCGACAGGCACAGGTGGATTATGAGGCCGGGCACAGGGACTGGATGATTGACCGGTTGCGTGAGGCCCTCGCGCTCGCTCCCAACAATCTGGAGGCACTGGCGACGCAGGCCCGGTTGCTGGACGCGGTTGACGACCCGGCGTGTCTCAATGCCTATCGTCGCCTGAGTGAGCTTCAGCCTGCTGACCAGGAGGCGCTGACGGCGTGGCTGGCAGCGCTGGTCCGCTATGAACGCACCTCGGAGGCAATCGAAGTTTACGAGCAAATGGCTGGCGGGAAGAGTCCGCTGGCCCCGACTGCCGGGTTCTCACGGCTGGGGGCGAATCTGGCCGGTTCGGCGGGCGATACCGCTGCCCAACTGCGTTACCTGCGGGAGGCTTACCAGCGTGACCCGGAGGATGTCGAAACCGGCCTGGGGCTTTCACTGGCGGAGGCGCAGTCGCTCCCGGTGGCAGAATTGGCCCCCACGCAAGCCCGGCTGGCAAAGCTCCTCGACCGGCCCGAAGTCCGGACGCAGGCGGCGGCTCTCCTGCTGGCGATCGAGGCGCAGGCGGGGGATCAGGCGGCTCTGCAGGCATCTGCCGAGCACATCTGGGAACTGGGCTACGACGATGTTGAACTGCGCTTGCTGGCGCTGGACGCGTTTTACCAAATTGACCGCGAACTTTTTGAGAAAAAGCTGGCTCTCCTGCTGGACCGGGAGCAGCGCGACAACGAGAGTCTGACCGCGATTTTTGACTGGCTGCTCGCTCATGAGGAGTACGACACGATCATCCGCATGGCGACGGAGGAGGGGGCGAGCATGGGGAACCTGAAACGTCCCCCCGTGGCCAACCGCGTGGTCGAGGCCATGATCCTGACCGACCAGCTCAAAGCCCTGCGCCGCTACAACGCCGGGGTGGCCTGGACCGGGGCCGAGGGTTTCGCTTCGCTGCTCCCGCCGTTGGTCAGCACGCTGGACCGGGAGAAGGCCCGCGACTTTCCGAACCCGTCCTTCACCCGTTGGCTGGCGGTGGCCACGCTGCCGCAGTTGCGGGAGATCCTCCCGGTGACCGAGCGGCTGGACTTTCCGGCCGAACGGGCCGCCATCCTGCAGGAAATTATCCGTGACGATCCGTGGGATCGTGAGGCGTACCGGCAGCTTTACGCCATGCGCTCGGCGGAACGGGATTCGCTCGGGATGCTCAAGCTCTTGCAGGAGGAGCGGGCGAACTTCCCGCAGGACCGCGAGATCGCGGACGAATATGCCTGGATCACGCTCGTGCTCAATGTGGACCGGCGCGGCTCCGAGCAGATCGCGAAGCTGAACTTCAGCTCAGATCCGACCGACCCGGAATTTCGGGTGACCTGGGCGCTGGCCCAGTGCTTGTCCAAAGACCCGACTGCCGCCCTGAAAACCCTGGAGCCCCTGAAGGAACCCGGCGTGCGCGCCCGACTGGTAAAGGCGCTTGCCTACCGGCTACTCGATGACAAGGCGGCCTCCGACGAGGTGCTGGCCGGGGAAGATATGGCAAACTTGTTGCCGGATGAACGGCGGTTGGTTTTGGAGTCGCGTCCGCTGCCCAAAGACGACTAG
- the rsmG gene encoding 16S rRNA (guanine(527)-N(7))-methyltransferase RsmG yields MSSVWEQLQERLPAVPAESWEKLARWAELMREWNERVNLVSRKDIDQLEIHHLAPCLAVTTDLKLMNGARVIDVGTGGGLPGIPMAICYPQARFTLVDSVGKKIRVVEDIAARLDLKNVEVRNCRVETMKSKFDFVTGRAVTDLAAFINWIRPLLNRGSKHSLANGLLYWRGGDVQAEAAGLRSRLTRTISLEERLADPYFESKYILHFRTEELYREVTEKPV; encoded by the coding sequence ATGTCGAGTGTATGGGAGCAATTGCAGGAGCGCCTGCCCGCCGTCCCGGCGGAATCCTGGGAGAAACTTGCCCGTTGGGCGGAACTGATGCGCGAGTGGAACGAACGCGTCAACCTCGTCTCGCGCAAGGATATCGACCAGCTAGAGATCCACCACCTCGCGCCCTGTCTGGCCGTGACCACCGACCTGAAGCTCATGAACGGCGCTCGCGTAATCGACGTGGGCACTGGCGGCGGTCTGCCCGGCATTCCCATGGCCATCTGCTACCCGCAGGCGCGCTTTACGCTGGTGGATTCCGTGGGCAAGAAAATCCGCGTGGTCGAGGATATCGCCGCCCGGCTTGACCTCAAAAACGTCGAAGTGCGCAACTGTCGCGTCGAGACGATGAAGAGCAAGTTCGACTTTGTGACGGGCCGCGCGGTCACGGACCTGGCTGCGTTCATCAACTGGATCCGCCCCTTGCTCAATCGGGGCAGCAAGCACTCGCTGGCCAACGGGCTGCTCTACTGGCGCGGGGGCGACGTGCAGGCCGAAGCCGCCGGGCTGCGTTCGCGGCTCACGCGCACCATCAGCCTGGAGGAGCGCTTGGCCGATCCGTATTTCGAGAGCAAATACATCCTGCACTTCCGCACCGAGGAGCTTTACCGCGAAGTGACGGAGAAACCGGTCTGA
- a CDS encoding ABC transporter ATP-binding protein, producing MNAAAHPPPGRKEPGLIEFIWSERKRLGGILVLTMIRSLAIAPIPMVTKAIIDHALAGKDIGLVFLLSGVILALIALHMVFARGGNKLVSMRIPTMLLDLRARIFHKLQFMHFGFLDRTKTGRLLSKYAFDTQQVEGALIPIINTILPELLYAGSLIVILIFISPLLSAVIICVVPLIFVMRWLFMKRIMQTNRNVRLARERLTGAASEYISALRLVRSLGEEQAVHSYMDTHSEGFREGRERQILLNQNFGTFSFVSTEVLSVIVIALSAILVITGHASIGTLVAFQASLPIILRPINQITAFSQQYYLGQESYRSICELLDSGYVEKWTGDYTFKHLRGEITFEDVSFAYEEGKPDVLQHFSLTVKPGEHVAFVGPSGSGKSTLVSLILGVYAPREGRILIDGMPQERIAMRAFRRNCAIVMQDSLLLSGTITDNIRFGRPDATEEEVREAARLAYADGFIEQLDQGYETKVGERGVSLSGGQRQRISIARALLRNPRILILDEATSALDYESERQVQAALANLAEGRTVITIAHRLSTVREADRIVVLHKGVVKESGSFEELAKLDGFFAHLLAGQNNP from the coding sequence ATGAACGCAGCAGCCCACCCACCGCCCGGACGCAAGGAGCCCGGCCTGATTGAATTCATCTGGAGCGAGCGCAAGCGCCTCGGCGGCATTCTCGTGCTGACCATGATCCGCTCGCTGGCTATCGCGCCGATCCCGATGGTAACCAAAGCCATCATCGACCACGCCCTCGCGGGCAAGGACATCGGCCTGGTCTTCCTGCTCAGCGGCGTCATCCTGGCGCTGATCGCGCTGCACATGGTCTTCGCCCGGGGCGGCAACAAACTCGTCTCCATGCGCATCCCGACCATGCTGCTGGACCTGCGGGCGCGGATTTTCCACAAGCTCCAGTTCATGCATTTCGGGTTCCTCGACCGGACCAAGACCGGGCGGCTGCTCTCCAAGTACGCCTTCGACACCCAGCAGGTCGAGGGTGCGCTCATCCCGATCATCAACACCATCCTGCCTGAACTCCTCTACGCCGGAAGCCTGATTGTCATTTTAATCTTCATCAGCCCGCTGCTCTCGGCCGTCATCATCTGCGTGGTGCCGCTGATCTTCGTCATGCGCTGGCTGTTCATGAAGCGCATCATGCAGACCAACCGCAACGTGCGGCTGGCCCGCGAACGCCTCACCGGGGCGGCCAGTGAGTATATCTCGGCCCTGCGGCTGGTGCGCAGTCTGGGTGAAGAACAGGCCGTCCACAGCTATATGGACACACACAGCGAGGGCTTCCGCGAGGGGCGCGAGCGCCAGATCCTGCTCAACCAGAACTTCGGCACCTTCAGCTTCGTCTCGACCGAAGTACTCTCGGTGATCGTCATCGCCCTGAGCGCGATCCTCGTCATCACCGGGCACGCCAGCATCGGCACCCTGGTTGCCTTTCAGGCCTCGCTGCCGATCATCCTGCGCCCGATCAACCAGATCACCGCCTTCAGCCAGCAGTACTACCTGGGGCAGGAAAGCTACCGCAGCATCTGCGAACTGCTCGACAGCGGCTACGTCGAGAAGTGGACCGGCGACTACACCTTTAAGCATCTGCGTGGGGAGATCACCTTTGAGGACGTGAGTTTCGCCTACGAAGAGGGCAAGCCCGACGTGCTGCAGCACTTCTCGCTCACCGTCAAGCCCGGCGAGCATGTGGCCTTCGTCGGCCCCTCCGGCTCGGGCAAGAGCACGCTGGTCAGCCTCATCCTCGGGGTTTACGCCCCGCGCGAGGGCCGTATCCTCATCGACGGCATGCCGCAGGAGCGCATCGCCATGCGCGCCTTCCGCCGCAATTGTGCGATCGTCATGCAGGACAGCCTGCTGCTCTCGGGCACCATCACCGACAACATCCGCTTCGGTCGCCCCGACGCCACCGAGGAGGAGGTCCGCGAAGCCGCCCGTCTGGCCTACGCCGACGGCTTTATCGAGCAACTCGACCAGGGTTATGAAACCAAGGTCGGGGAGCGCGGGGTCAGCCTCTCCGGCGGCCAGCGCCAGCGCATTTCCATCGCCCGCGCCCTGCTGCGCAACCCGCGCATCCTCATCCTCGACGAGGCCACCTCCGCGCTCGACTACGAGAGCGAACGTCAGGTCCAGGCCGCCCTGGCCAACCTGGCCGAGGGCCGCACCGTCATCACCATCGCCCACCGGCTCTCCACCGTGCGGGAGGCGGACCGGATCGTCGTCCTGCACAAGGGCGTGGTCAAGGAAAGCGGCTCCTTCGAGGAACTGGCCAAGCTCGACGGCTTCTTCGCCCACCTGCTCGCCGGGCAGAACAACCCGTAG
- a CDS encoding gamma carbonic anhydrase family protein: MTHRERLEHYLNQEPQIDESAFAHPNAVIMGAVTLAPKSSVWPCVVLRGDINSIEIGEGSNVQDGSVVHLADDYGVKVGKYVTIGHMAMIHACTIEDECLIGMHATILDGAVIGARSIVGAGALVTKNTHIPPGSLVLGSPAKVVKTLSEEQQADIRHWAEKYVEVAAFHKAKLERDQKE, translated from the coding sequence ATGACCCACCGGGAACGTCTTGAACATTACCTCAACCAGGAACCGCAGATCGACGAGTCGGCCTTCGCGCATCCGAACGCCGTCATCATGGGTGCGGTCACGCTCGCGCCGAAAAGCAGTGTGTGGCCCTGCGTGGTCCTGCGCGGCGACATCAACTCGATCGAGATCGGCGAGGGCAGCAACGTGCAGGACGGCTCCGTCGTGCACCTGGCGGACGACTACGGGGTCAAGGTCGGCAAGTACGTCACCATCGGCCACATGGCGATGATCCACGCCTGTACGATCGAAGACGAGTGCCTGATCGGGATGCACGCGACGATTCTCGACGGGGCCGTCATCGGGGCACGCTCCATCGTCGGGGCCGGTGCGCTGGTGACGAAAAACACGCACATCCCGCCCGGCTCGCTCGTGCTGGGCTCCCCGGCCAAGGTGGTCAAGACGCTCTCCGAAGAACAGCAGGCGGACATTCGCCACTGGGCCGAGAAGTACGTCGAAGTCGCCGCCTTCCACAAGGCCAAGCTGGAGCGCGACCAGAAGGAATAG
- a CDS encoding succinylglutamate desuccinylase/aspartoacylase domain-containing protein: protein MAYTGTALNLTAFEKSWEPAASGAGFRTGIFGQEEGLSLPFAVRDPAPGAPWLYLSTGIHGDEPAGPLALLAALQENLLPAGAGVVAFPLLNPEGLRANTREHPQYGDLNRDYLALSSPHVRAHLACLKKLALRYDLALCLHEDWESAGYYVYEHVERGKPGLGRAILEAAEPICGLDLAPVIEDRPADRGLISSRPGTVKPEDLGGGWAEALYLGEGLCPAVYTVEAPSARDLDTRVNAHLAALKVVADALTKPAPPGCTRWH, encoded by the coding sequence ATGGCCTACACCGGAACCGCCCTCAACCTGACAGCATTCGAAAAGAGCTGGGAACCTGCCGCCAGCGGCGCGGGTTTCCGGACCGGGATATTCGGGCAGGAGGAGGGCTTGAGCCTGCCTTTCGCTGTCCGTGACCCCGCCCCCGGCGCCCCCTGGCTGTACCTCTCCACCGGCATCCACGGCGACGAGCCCGCCGGCCCCCTCGCCCTGCTCGCGGCCTTGCAGGAGAACCTCCTGCCCGCCGGTGCCGGAGTCGTCGCCTTTCCCCTGCTCAACCCGGAGGGCCTCCGCGCCAACACCCGCGAGCATCCGCAGTACGGCGACCTCAACCGCGACTACCTCGCCCTGTCCTCGCCGCATGTGCGCGCCCATCTCGCCTGCCTGAAAAAGCTCGCTCTGCGCTACGACCTGGCCCTGTGCCTGCACGAAGACTGGGAGAGCGCGGGCTACTACGTCTATGAACACGTCGAACGCGGCAAGCCCGGCCTGGGCCGCGCCATCCTTGAAGCGGCGGAGCCCATCTGCGGGCTCGACCTGGCCCCCGTGATCGAAGACCGCCCCGCCGACCGAGGGCTGATCTCCAGCCGCCCCGGCACGGTCAAACCCGAAGACCTCGGCGGCGGCTGGGCCGAAGCCCTTTACCTCGGCGAAGGACTCTGCCCCGCCGTCTATACCGTCGAGGCCCCCAGTGCCCGCGATCTCGACACCCGGGTTAACGCCCATCTCGCCGCGCTCAAGGTCGTGGCCGACGCTTTGACCAAGCCCGCGCCGCCGGGTTGCACCCGGTGGCACTGA
- a CDS encoding lipid-binding SYLF domain-containing protein, whose protein sequence is MKLTPLVILSLAPFLLNAETTLDKELAQAKDIISQSDDVLAAIQADEKTAIPSEILAESEAVLIVKLDSAMVGVGGYGGAGIAMMNNIDNWSPPAVYTVGGGSLGIEIGATETHMVALFMNKKATRALYTSSIRWGVGFSVKAGPVGGTLAASQWKDADVLVYRVKKGFALGVSFSGGTLDFSEKINSALYGVPGIKAEDIFGMRVPMPEEANDVSTELRKLSYLDTTLSK, encoded by the coding sequence ATGAAACTTACACCACTAGTTATTCTCTCGCTCGCACCGTTTCTGCTGAATGCTGAAACTACACTCGATAAGGAACTGGCTCAGGCCAAGGACATCATCTCTCAGTCCGACGATGTGCTGGCTGCCATTCAGGCTGATGAAAAGACGGCCATCCCCTCGGAGATTCTGGCTGAGTCCGAGGCCGTCCTCATCGTGAAGCTCGACTCCGCCATGGTTGGCGTCGGCGGTTACGGCGGTGCCGGTATCGCCATGATGAACAACATCGATAACTGGAGCCCGCCCGCCGTGTACACCGTCGGTGGTGGTAGCCTCGGGATCGAGATCGGCGCGACCGAAACCCACATGGTGGCCCTGTTCATGAACAAGAAGGCCACGCGCGCCCTCTACACCAGCTCCATCCGCTGGGGTGTCGGTTTCTCGGTCAAGGCTGGTCCGGTCGGTGGCACCCTTGCTGCTTCGCAGTGGAAGGATGCCGATGTGCTCGTCTATCGCGTGAAGAAGGGTTTCGCCCTGGGCGTCTCCTTCTCCGGCGGCACCCTTGACTTCAGCGAGAAGATCAACTCCGCCCTCTACGGCGTGCCCGGCATCAAGGCTGAAGACATCTTCGGCATGCGCGTGCCGATGCCCGAGGAAGCCAACGACGTGAGCACCGAACTGCGCAAGCTCTCCTACCTGGACACCACCCTGTCCAAGTAA
- a CDS encoding glutamate--tRNA ligase: protein MSDVRVRFAPSPTGFFHIGSARTALFNWLYARHTGGTFVLRIEDTDSVRNTPEALQALLEGMRWLGLDWDEGPEKGGDFGPYFQSERTGVYEDYLARLTAAGRTYEQDGAVFFKLLGERYTEFDKYKNAEVEKVRSEPVVVEDAVRGRVERVVDQDFVIRRSNGDFGFHFVNVVDDLAMKITHVIRGEDHLSNTARHIELYKAFGAQPPIFAHIPLILKSDGRGKMSKRESGALIEEYVSRHFLAQAVRNYLCLLGWNPKDDREIMPIEEIIERFDFAGINKDGARFDEQKLAHVNTEYLRALPLETFVWMAAPVLENAGLVDASTDEDYLQRVLALCQPKARSLETMPELVVPFFKDDFETDAAAREKIFKKGDPAARLAELLPALEALDAWTEAGLEQAYGAVAEANGQKPTAYFPISRLAVSGQGGGVPLFGLLDVLGRERVLTRMKAFA, encoded by the coding sequence ATGTCCGACGTCCGCGTACGATTCGCCCCGAGCCCGACCGGCTTCTTCCATATCGGCAGTGCCCGCACCGCGCTGTTCAACTGGCTCTACGCCCGGCACACCGGCGGCACCTTTGTCCTGCGCATCGAGGACACCGACTCGGTCCGCAACACCCCGGAGGCGCTGCAGGCGCTGCTGGAGGGGATGCGTTGGCTCGGGCTGGACTGGGATGAAGGCCCGGAAAAAGGCGGCGACTTTGGGCCGTACTTCCAGAGCGAGCGCACAGGCGTGTACGAGGACTACCTCGCCCGCCTGACCGCCGCCGGGCGCACCTACGAGCAGGACGGCGCTGTCTTTTTCAAACTCCTGGGCGAGCGCTACACGGAGTTTGACAAGTACAAGAACGCGGAGGTGGAAAAAGTCCGCAGCGAGCCGGTTGTGGTCGAAGACGCCGTGCGCGGGCGCGTCGAGCGCGTGGTCGATCAGGACTTCGTCATCCGCCGCAGCAACGGCGACTTTGGCTTCCACTTCGTCAACGTGGTGGACGACCTGGCGATGAAGATCACGCACGTCATTCGCGGGGAGGACCATCTCTCCAACACCGCCCGGCACATCGAACTTTACAAGGCCTTCGGGGCGCAGCCGCCGATTTTCGCCCACATCCCGCTGATTCTCAAAAGCGACGGTCGCGGCAAGATGAGCAAGCGCGAGTCCGGCGCGCTGATTGAGGAGTACGTCAGCCGGCACTTCCTGGCGCAGGCCGTGCGCAACTACCTTTGCCTGCTGGGCTGGAACCCGAAGGACGACCGCGAAATCATGCCCATCGAGGAGATCATCGAGCGCTTCGACTTTGCCGGGATCAACAAGGACGGCGCACGCTTCGACGAGCAGAAGCTCGCCCACGTGAACACCGAGTACCTGCGCGCCCTGCCGCTGGAAACCTTTGTCTGGATGGCCGCGCCGGTGCTGGAAAACGCCGGGCTGGTGGATGCCTCGACCGACGAGGACTACCTCCAGCGCGTGCTGGCGCTGTGCCAGCCCAAGGCGCGCTCGCTGGAGACGATGCCCGAGTTGGTCGTGCCGTTTTTCAAGGACGACTTCGAGACCGATGCCGCCGCGCGGGAGAAGATCTTTAAAAAGGGCGACCCGGCGGCCCGGTTGGCCGAGCTGCTGCCCGCCCTCGAAGCCCTCGATGCCTGGACAGAGGCCGGGCTGGAACAGGCATACGGCGCGGTGGCCGAGGCCAACGGGCAGAAGCCGACTGCGTATTTCCCCATCTCGCGTCTGGCCGTGAGCGGGCAGGGCGGGGGCGTTCCTCTCTTTGGGCTGCTGGACGTGCTTGGCCGCGAGCGCGTGCTCACCCGGATGAAGGCTTTCGCTTGA
- a CDS encoding NAD(P)/FAD-dependent oxidoreductase, giving the protein MSATRYDCLVIGAGPAGSAAGTLLAQAGKRVLIVERAQYPRFHIGESLIPAANRVLRKMNAWERVEQAGFVRKEGAEFTCGAGALRVHNRFRDGLIPGLDYTYQVERSVFDRLLLERAVEAGCELRQPVEAKSARWTGGCWQVELAVDGSTETVEADWLVDAAGRGRWLGRQLGIPTDPIPLPKRFAVYNHFRGVARAPEPEGGNIIITRVPGGWFWSIPLDTERTSVGLVLIPGEDRTPPEELFHQRVAANPWMRKCMAQAETLDCFRVEADYSFVNRQFAGERWVMLGDAAGFIDPVFSSGVYLALESADLAVGEILRAAPGKGLGGRARGRYERELRGRMRVMLDLIDVYYDEKSFAVFMSPTNRFSLFAAVNAVVAGYTRMPFRLKWRYKLFLTIARLNRRWRIAPPLKLRS; this is encoded by the coding sequence ATGTCTGCAACCCGTTATGACTGTCTCGTGATCGGTGCCGGGCCTGCGGGTTCGGCGGCGGGCACCTTGTTGGCCCAGGCGGGCAAGCGGGTGCTGATCGTGGAGCGGGCGCAGTATCCGCGTTTTCACATCGGCGAGTCGCTCATCCCGGCGGCGAACCGCGTCCTGCGCAAGATGAACGCCTGGGAGCGGGTCGAGCAGGCCGGTTTTGTGCGCAAGGAGGGAGCGGAGTTCACCTGCGGGGCCGGGGCCTTGCGCGTGCACAACCGCTTTCGTGACGGCTTGATCCCCGGACTCGACTACACCTATCAGGTCGAGCGGTCGGTTTTTGACCGGCTCCTGCTGGAGCGGGCGGTCGAGGCCGGTTGCGAGCTGCGCCAGCCGGTGGAGGCAAAATCCGCCCGCTGGACGGGCGGATGCTGGCAAGTCGAACTCGCCGTGGACGGCAGCACGGAGACGGTCGAGGCGGACTGGCTGGTCGATGCCGCCGGGCGCGGGCGTTGGCTGGGGCGTCAGTTGGGCATCCCGACCGATCCGATCCCGCTTCCCAAGCGCTTCGCGGTCTACAACCACTTTCGCGGAGTCGCCCGGGCACCGGAGCCGGAGGGCGGCAATATCATCATCACGCGGGTCCCGGGTGGATGGTTCTGGTCGATCCCACTCGATACCGAACGCACCTCAGTAGGGCTGGTCCTGATCCCCGGCGAGGACCGTACGCCGCCGGAGGAGCTTTTTCACCAGCGCGTCGCCGCCAACCCGTGGATGCGCAAGTGCATGGCTCAGGCCGAGACGCTGGACTGCTTCCGGGTGGAGGCGGATTATTCCTTTGTCAACCGGCAGTTCGCCGGGGAGCGTTGGGTGATGCTGGGGGACGCGGCGGGGTTCATCGACCCGGTGTTTTCCTCCGGGGTCTATCTGGCGCTGGAATCCGCCGACCTCGCAGTGGGCGAAATCCTGCGTGCCGCCCCCGGCAAGGGGCTGGGCGGGCGCGCCCGTGGCCGCTACGAGCGCGAGCTGCGCGGCCGGATGCGGGTTATGCTCGACCTGATCGACGTTTATTACGACGAAAAGTCGTTCGCGGTTTTCATGAGCCCGACGAACCGTTTCAGCCTCTTCGCGGCGGTCAACGCCGTGGTCGCCGGATACACGCGGATGCCTTTCCGGCTGAAATGGCGCTACAAGCTTTTCCTGACCATTGCCCGGCTGAACCGGCGCTGGCGGATCGCTCCGCCGCTCAAGCTGCGCAGTTGA
- a CDS encoding TVP38/TMEM64 family protein produces the protein MKTPATSVRWLPWTLALLGLAALCWALVLWGADWRAFIEAHPEAGAAVFCGLMIVLPLVGFPISAFYVFAGLTFSVPVALAAGGVGLAANMSLGYLLARTVWREPLRRRLEPRWPRLFALDRNACAQVTLLVRAVPGVPFTAQNYLLGVLAVPFGLYLALSWAVQFVFLTGVVLTTRGVMDKDGAQALWGGLAVAVALIGTRLVWRRWKRNSI, from the coding sequence ATGAAAACGCCCGCTACCTCCGTCCGCTGGCTGCCCTGGACGCTCGCCTTGCTCGGGCTGGCGGCCCTGTGCTGGGCGCTGGTGCTGTGGGGGGCGGACTGGCGGGCCTTTATCGAGGCGCACCCGGAGGCGGGGGCGGCAGTTTTCTGCGGGCTGATGATCGTGCTCCCACTGGTTGGGTTTCCGATTTCGGCCTTTTACGTTTTCGCGGGGCTGACTTTTTCCGTGCCGGTGGCGCTGGCCGCCGGGGGCGTCGGGCTGGCCGCGAACATGAGCCTCGGCTACCTGCTGGCCCGCACGGTCTGGCGGGAACCGCTGCGGCGGCGTCTGGAGCCGCGCTGGCCCCGGCTGTTCGCGCTCGACCGCAACGCCTGCGCCCAAGTCACGCTGCTGGTGCGGGCCGTGCCGGGGGTGCCCTTCACCGCGCAGAACTATCTGCTGGGCGTGTTGGCGGTGCCTTTCGGGCTGTACCTGGCGCTTTCGTGGGCGGTCCAGTTTGTCTTTTTGACGGGCGTGGTGCTGACCACGCGCGGGGTCATGGACAAGGACGGAGCCCAGGCCCTCTGGGGCGGGCTGGCTGTGGCCGTGGCCCTGATCGGAACGCGGCTGGTCTGGCGGCGTTGGAAGCGCAACAGCATTTGA
- a CDS encoding phosphopantetheine-binding protein yields the protein MGDDLKDRLKTLIIEALSLEDVDPDELTDDTPLMDSGLGLDSIDALELVVSVEKEFSIKIKNSEEARAALQSIDTLAAFIRERQAASA from the coding sequence ATGGGAGACGATTTAAAAGACCGTTTGAAGACGCTTATCATCGAGGCGTTGTCTCTGGAGGATGTCGATCCGGACGAACTGACCGACGATACCCCGCTGATGGACTCGGGCCTCGGGCTCGACTCGATTGACGCGCTCGAACTGGTCGTGAGCGTGGAAAAGGAATTCTCGATCAAGATCAAGAACAGCGAAGAGGCCCGTGCCGCCTTGCAGAGTATTGACACGCTGGCGGCCTTCATCCGCGAGCGACAGGCGGCTTCGGCTTGA
- a CDS encoding beta-ketoacyl synthase chain length factor, with product MIKRFITRLAVAEPGRELDPERRKALRKNFGPLAARRMSDLSLLIGEVTDGLEAGADDEWIYASRFGGTQSLERYLASFPAPSPLHFQNSIHPGALDLVSVARRQSSALFSPLCGLETLVADALLAALIAPPETPVHLVGGDEYEHWCTAHSWGGEETFAFYLRLDSAAQEQVLGEVIFTPGEELANAPTAPTLPEFHAALAERRPLAFFTPERGTFRLSWA from the coding sequence GTGATTAAGCGCTTCATCACCCGTCTCGCCGTGGCCGAACCGGGCCGGGAACTCGACCCGGAACGGCGCAAGGCCCTGCGTAAAAACTTCGGCCCGCTGGCCGCGCGGCGCATGAGCGACCTCTCGCTGCTCATCGGCGAGGTGACGGATGGCCTGGAGGCCGGGGCGGACGACGAGTGGATCTACGCCTCGCGCTTTGGCGGGACCCAGAGCCTGGAGCGTTACCTGGCCAGCTTTCCCGCGCCCAGCCCGCTGCATTTTCAGAACTCGATCCACCCCGGCGCGCTTGACCTGGTGAGCGTCGCCCGGCGGCAAAGCTCGGCCTTGTTTTCTCCGCTGTGCGGACTGGAGACGCTGGTGGCCGACGCGCTGTTGGCCGCTCTGATCGCGCCGCCGGAGACGCCGGTCCATCTAGTCGGTGGGGACGAGTACGAGCACTGGTGCACCGCCCATAGCTGGGGCGGGGAGGAAACTTTTGCCTTTTACCTGCGGTTGGACTCTGCCGCCCAGGAACAGGTGCTCGGGGAGGTCATATTCACGCCGGGGGAGGAACTGGCGAACGCGCCCACTGCTCCGACGCTGCCTGAGTTTCACGCCGCGCTGGCGGAGCGCCGGCCACTGGCATTTTTCACTCCCGAACGGGGAACCTTCCGTCTGTCATGGGCCTGA